The Ahaetulla prasina isolate Xishuangbanna chromosome 3, ASM2864084v1, whole genome shotgun sequence genome window below encodes:
- the CIBAR1 gene encoding CBY1-interacting BAR domain-containing protein 1, whose translation MLMLGRGLDARDNQTKQIREAVSNVEKHFGELCQIFAAYVRKTARLRDKADLLVNEIHAYAATETPNLKLGLKNFADEFSKLQDYRQAEVERLEAKVVEPLKCYGTIIKLKREDLKVTLTAKNREAKQLSQLERTRQRNPSDRHIISQAESELQRASLDATRTSRQLEETIDNFEKQKIKDIKNILSEFITIEMLFHGKALEIYTAAFQNIQNIDENEDLEVFRSSLYPPEHQTRLDIVRANSKSPLQRTGSSRTCTGIVQIARNRLKEEEAEEEEEEEDEESETTKEER comes from the exons ATGTTGATGCTGGgcagagggctggatgccag gGATAACCAGACCAAGCAAATACGGGAAGCTGTTTCAAATGTGGAAAAACATTTTGGTGAATTATGCCAAATATTTGCAGCATATGTACGAAAAACTGCCAGGCTACGAGACAAAGCAGACCTCTTAGTAAATGAGATACATGCTTATGCAGCTACAGAAACACCAAATTTAAAACTTGGATTGAAAAATTTTGCAGATGAGTTTTCCAAGCTTCAGGATTATCGCCAAGCAGAG GTGGAAAGACTTGAGGCTAAAGTTGTTGAACCTCTGAAATGTTATGGGACCATCATAAAACTTAAAAGA GAGGATCTCAAAGTAACTTTAACAGCGAAGAACAGAGAAGCAAAACAATTATCTCAACTGGAGAGGACCCGTCAACGAAATCCATCTGATCGGCATATTATT TCGCAG GCTGAAAGTGAATTACAGAGAGCCTCTCTGGATGCAACTAGAACAAGTCGGCAGTTGGAGGAAACAATTGataattttgaaaaacaaaaaataaaagatattaaG AACATACTTTCAGAATTCATTACAATTGAAATGTTATTTCATGGAAAAGCCTTAGAAATTTATACTGCTGCAtttcaaaatatacaaaatattgaTGAGAATGAAGATTTAGAG GTATTTCGGAGTTCACTTTATCCACCAGAACATCAAACCCGTTTGGATATTGTTCGTGCAAATTCTAAATCTCCCCTTCAGAGAACTGGTTCTTCCAGAACTTGTACTGGAATAGTTCag ATTGCTAGGAATCGCCTTaaggaggaagaggcagaggaagaagaagaggaggaagatgaagaatCAGAAACCACTAAGGAGGAAAGATAG